One window of Mesorhizobium loti R88b genomic DNA carries:
- a CDS encoding RNA polymerase sigma factor, with product MSADPDEELVRRVGAGDPAAVQALVARKLPRILSLAVRMLGDAAEAEDVAQETFVRIWRHASSWRRGNARFDSWIHRVTLNLCYDRLRRRREWVTDELPEMVDPAPLPDAGEEPHRIEQALQAIAPRQREAIILVYYQEMSNIEAAATLEISVDALESLLSRGRRALQMILAKDGVHD from the coding sequence ATGAGCGCCGATCCGGACGAGGAGCTTGTTCGTCGGGTCGGTGCTGGCGATCCCGCGGCGGTGCAGGCGCTGGTCGCGCGCAAGCTGCCGCGCATCCTTTCGCTTGCCGTGCGCATGTTGGGCGACGCGGCGGAGGCCGAGGACGTCGCGCAGGAAACCTTTGTGCGTATCTGGCGTCATGCCTCGAGCTGGCGGCGCGGCAATGCGCGCTTCGACAGCTGGATCCACCGGGTGACACTCAATTTGTGCTACGACCGGCTGCGCCGGCGCCGCGAATGGGTGACAGACGAATTACCGGAAATGGTCGACCCTGCCCCGCTTCCCGACGCCGGCGAAGAGCCGCATCGGATCGAGCAGGCCTTGCAGGCAATCGCGCCGCGCCAACGCGAGGCGATCATCCTGGTCTACTACCAGGAGATGTCCAACATAGAGGCGGCCGCAACGCTCGAGATCAGCGTCGATGCGCTGGAGAGCCTGCTTTCGCGCGGCCGTCGGGCCTTGCAGATGATCCTGGCCAAGGACGGCGTCCATGACTGA
- a CDS encoding periplasmic heavy metal sensor, with protein MSTGRNLLIASVVLNVFLAGALAGGAVWIRSGKSGQGTSLEAAGGRLPDQQRMLFRKALREVRRESHDIILDGQQARREAADLLRQPVIDTVALAAALERARNADITVRTRLEQRIIEFAAAGSADDRSVLAEGLARRSGTQPSATPKKSP; from the coding sequence ATGAGCACAGGCCGTAACCTCCTCATCGCGTCGGTGGTGCTGAATGTCTTCCTGGCCGGTGCGCTTGCCGGAGGGGCTGTCTGGATAAGAAGCGGCAAATCGGGCCAGGGCACTTCGCTGGAAGCGGCCGGCGGCCGGCTTCCCGACCAGCAGCGCATGCTGTTTCGCAAGGCGCTGCGCGAAGTGCGCCGCGAGTCGCACGACATCATCCTCGACGGCCAGCAGGCCAGGCGCGAGGCGGCGGATTTGCTGCGGCAGCCCGTCATCGACACCGTGGCCCTGGCAGCGGCGCTGGAGCGAGCCCGCAATGCCGACATCACGGTGCGCACGCGGCTGGAGCAGCGCATCATAGAGTTCGCAGCGGCAGGTTCGGCCGACGATCGCAGCGTGCTGGCGGAGGGCCTCGCTAGACGCAGCGGGACGCAGCCGTCAGCGACGCCAAAAAAATCACCGTGA
- a CDS encoding YodC family protein has translation MPNTFKTGDVVKLKSGGPKMTVSDGAASGMYLCHWFNKDGDVWTPQHAGFKSEQLVAADQST, from the coding sequence ATGCCCAACACTTTCAAGACCGGAGACGTCGTCAAGCTGAAGTCGGGAGGCCCGAAGATGACGGTCAGCGATGGCGCCGCTTCCGGCATGTATCTCTGCCACTGGTTCAACAAGGATGGCGACGTGTGGACCCCGCAGCATGCGGGCTTCAAGTCGGAACAGTTGGTAGCCGCCGACCAATCGACGTAA
- a CDS encoding EF-hand domain-containing protein → MKNRLILAAALSLLTVAALAQTATQPPVTTPPAATPPATAPAAPKAKSELTLAKFQKRREKAIMAADTDGDGKISLLEWEAFQAKRGAKGDPAKSFARIDSNHDGFIDRAELDAFFAKRFAKLDKNGDGVLTPDEMPSHKSALKPAQ, encoded by the coding sequence ATGAAAAACCGTTTGATCCTTGCCGCTGCCTTGAGTCTGCTGACCGTTGCGGCTCTCGCCCAGACAGCGACACAGCCTCCGGTCACCACGCCCCCCGCTGCCACGCCCCCTGCCACAGCCCCGGCCGCGCCAAAGGCCAAGTCGGAACTCACGCTGGCCAAGTTTCAGAAACGGCGGGAGAAGGCGATCATGGCCGCCGACACCGACGGCGACGGCAAGATCAGCCTGTTGGAGTGGGAGGCCTTCCAGGCCAAGCGCGGCGCCAAGGGTGACCCCGCCAAATCCTTCGCGCGGATCGATTCGAACCATGACGGCTTCATCGATCGCGCAGAACTCGATGCCTTTTTCGCCAAGCGCTTCGCCAAGTTGGACAAGAATGGCGATGGCGTGCTGACGCCGGACGAGATGCCAAGTCACAAATCCGCTCTCAAGCCGGCGCAATGA
- a CDS encoding glycosyltransferase family 8 protein gives MPKSCFFLAADSNYFPYACLAALRITDVSIPIDGFILQMGVGRDDLEIARKLLGDRISLIDVSTYLSDFAAKNGRLGLSAYIRLFADELPEFASYDRIVYVDCDILFNRSIMDLADTGLKAPLLAAHDIPSYFDMTYRRRLPLRPGAPKFNSGVLVFNMPLVRSGGFLASSRRFAVDHPELCQAFDQDALNVAFEGQWQTMHPAWNVMTNFSGQIPFHQAYARHFSWGKPWSDKPLGVEAEALAIYRGLAKGTPWSPRFDRHASHVGNFIKRFGRTFDPLIGFLTKDEKLKRRSRFDAIKTNDLFASHADQELLAVQYPEKAAGYT, from the coding sequence TTGCCAAAGTCGTGTTTCTTCCTCGCCGCGGACAGCAACTACTTCCCGTATGCCTGTCTCGCGGCACTGCGCATAACCGATGTCTCTATCCCGATCGACGGGTTCATCCTGCAGATGGGCGTCGGCCGCGACGACCTCGAAATCGCGCGAAAGCTGCTCGGTGACCGGATCAGCCTTATCGACGTTTCAACGTACCTGTCCGACTTCGCCGCAAAGAATGGCAGGCTTGGGCTTTCCGCCTACATTCGCCTTTTTGCCGACGAATTGCCTGAGTTCGCGTCCTATGACCGCATTGTCTATGTGGACTGCGATATCCTTTTCAACCGCTCGATCATGGATTTGGCCGATACCGGACTGAAGGCGCCGCTTCTCGCCGCACATGATATTCCGTCCTATTTCGACATGACCTATCGGCGAAGGCTGCCCTTGCGGCCGGGTGCCCCCAAGTTCAATTCCGGCGTGCTGGTGTTCAACATGCCGTTGGTGCGAAGCGGTGGCTTTTTGGCCAGTTCCCGGCGATTTGCCGTCGACCACCCCGAGCTCTGCCAGGCCTTCGATCAGGATGCCCTGAATGTTGCCTTTGAAGGGCAATGGCAAACCATGCACCCTGCCTGGAATGTGATGACCAATTTCAGCGGCCAGATTCCCTTCCACCAAGCCTATGCCCGGCATTTCAGCTGGGGAAAGCCATGGTCGGACAAGCCCCTTGGTGTCGAGGCGGAAGCCTTGGCCATCTATCGCGGGCTGGCGAAGGGGACGCCATGGTCACCTCGCTTCGACCGGCATGCCTCTCATGTCGGGAATTTCATCAAGCGGTTCGGCCGGACGTTCGATCCGTTGATCGGCTTTCTGACCAAGGACGAAAAGCTGAAACGGCGATCGCGTTTCGATGCCATCAAGACCAATGATTTGTTCGCATCCCATGCGGATCAGGAGCTCCTGGCCGTGCAGTATCCGGAGAAGGCGGCGGGCTATACCTAA